From the Blastocatellia bacterium genome, the window GATCCAATTGAACTCAGGCCAACCAGCAAGAGAATGACAACTAACGAGAGATAATGTTTCTTCATAGATTCCTCCATACAAATGGTGTGGTTGGGGCGAGGGCAGGGCCGATGCACGTTCATTTCGGCTTCCATCTACTCACGTGCATAGGTGGGCCAAGGTCCCCCGAAAACATCCTGTTTCTCACTGGTTCGCCGATTCAGTTGCAGGGCGACGCTGAGTTGATCTTTCACATTCACTGGTGAAGGCCTGCCACATTGTCGCACGAACATCTCTGTTCGCAGCCTGAGCCAGAACGACTTTGGCCATCGTGGCCTCCCCCAATCTTGGCCAGGGCCATGCATGTCCGTTCGCTCCGACTCGCGGATACAATCACCGTCGGGGTTCTAACACGATCTCCCGCGCCAGTCGTTGGCCCATGACCTCCCGAATTTCGAGCCGCTCTTTATACCCTTGCATCTGTTTCTGGTCGTCGCCAATGATCCGCTGGGCCAGGGCCTCGGCCTTCGGCTCATTGGCCTCCATCGTGGCCAAATCTTTGTACTCGGTCAGCAGAAGCAAATTCCAATCCATGCTGCCATGCGCCTCCGTCATTAACACTTTGTATGAGAGAATCAGTCCTTCTCGTTTGGCGGCCTCCTGATTCCGTTTCCACTCTGAGGCGAGGTAGTTGAGATAGGCCGTGTCCATCCCCGGTTTCACTCTGATAAAGCCGATCTCCCAGACCGAACCGTTGCGGTAGGGCCGACTCACTTGAGCGAAAATCGAGATGCCAACCAAGAGCATTGATGCAACGAGTGAACTGATGAGTATGCGTTTTGTCTTCATATCATTCTCCTTCCCATCATGGGTGTCGTTTGAGGGCTCATCAGACGAGCGGCCGCGCCGTCTCGTCCTGGTGAACCCAGGTGGTTAATTAAGGGAGCGTGGATAGCTCTCCCTTCACTGTGGTTGCTCACCGTTTCGCCGCCACAGGCTTTGCCTTGTGGTGTAGTGCCTATTGGCTCAATGGTGTTTCCTGATAGGAAACCAATTGCCACCGACCTCCCCGACTGACCCATACACTCGTGGCATAAACCGGCTTCAACGGTTTCCCCTTGAATGAACCCTTGAGATCACATTTATACCGGATAATAGCCACATCTTGGGTGACTGGTGCGATGTGAGGCTCGTCTATTGAATAAGATTCAATGGTCAATTGGGCGATGCTCTCTATGTCTTCCTGTCTGGTGGATGGTCCTCCCTGCGTATAAGCTCTGTAATCTTCGGCCACCAGAGCCTTGATCGCCTGAACGTTTCTGCTTTTATACGCCTGCCATGATTCTCTCTCCAAGGCAATAAGTTGTTGCGCGAGCGTATCCCTCCCCGTCACCGGCTTGGAAGATTGTTGGGCTGCCCCGGTCAGTCCCAGAGCGGTCAAAACACTGGTCATAATCAAAACCAAAAAGATTTTTTTTGTCATCATAAGCTTGTCTCCTTTGATTGATTGGTTAAGGGCGTATCTGAAAGGGTCGCTCCAGAGGAGCGTCATGTTTATAGCCCATGTCCAAGAAGCCATCTCCAGCTCCGATAGGAGCGACATGTCGCCCCTGACAGGGCTGGAGGGATGGGGATAGCTCCAAACGATAAACCTGTCGTCCCTCACGGGACTTTGCAAACACGCCCTACCTCCTTGATGGAATGGCGAAGTGTCGGCATTATTCCGCGCCTGCCGCTTGCCCCAGCGCCGGAACCGCGCCGATCTGTTGCATCAGGCCGAGCGTGTCCCAGATGGTCGTTTCCTCGACGATCTGGCCGCCGGCAAATCGCGCGAAAGCAGTTCCCTTGACCAAGACCGGCTTGCCGCTCGGAGCGATGCCCATCAATTCACCCGTGTGTGTACCCACGAAGGTATAATGCACCATCACTTTGTCTCCTTCGCTGAGGGTTTCTTCAATGGTGGCTTGGCAGTCGGGAAACGCTCGGGTGTAAGTCTCATAAAGTTGTCTAAAACCAGACCGGCCGCGCAGCACTCCGCCCGGCGTGTGAATGACGCAGTCGGTGGCGTAAGTCTCCTCGATGAGCGCCGAATTCTTTTGGTTCCAGATTTCCTCGACGACGCGATTGTAAATGGCTGTGTTTTGTTTTGACATGCTCTGTTCTCCTTTCTGTCTGACATGTGCTGGCGGTTGTTGACCGCCGGTGGATGGCTGTTTGGCGTGACGTAGCATGAGATTGAATGCTGGCCCCCGCCAAGCCAGCTAGGGTAACGCTGCGATGATCTGGCGGTATTCAGGCTCAGTGAACGCACGGAGGGTGACCGTGCGGATGCTTCCTTTCGCGGCTTGGGCCAAAATGACTTTCGCCACCGTTTCATCGTCCGGCGCTTCGACCAGGAGGACAAAGTCATACTGGCCCATGGTGAGGTAAAACGCTTTCACTGTCGCGCCCATCTCTTGCCACGCCTCCTTGGCCGCTGCCAGTCGTTTGGGGCTTTCCTTGATGTTCTCGATGCCTTGTTGCGTCCAGTTTGCTAATAGAATGTACGTTGCCATTATGTCCTCCTTGTCGTTTTGAGTTAAAGATCAGGTCGGTTGTAAGAGCCACTCCTTCACGTTTTGTGCGCGTGTTCTCGCAGTAGTTGCGACAGCGTGAACAGATTCTCTTTCAAGACATAAGCGAAGGCGCCCGCCGCCCGCGCCGATTCGCGTAGGATCGGCTCATCGTAGTTGGTCACGATGATGATCCTGGCGTCAGGATAGGTGGCTTTGATCTGTTTGGTGGCGGTGAGCCCATCCACCGGCTCCAGTTCGATGTCCATGAGCACCCAGTCAGGTTGGTGCTCGGCGTAGGCGGCCAGCGCATGGCTGCCATCCGAGCATTCGTAGAAGTGCGTGACCAGGTCGCTCAACAGTGACTTGATCGTCCGGCGCATGGGTTCATTGTCTTCGACGATTAACATGTTCATGCTTCTCCTGGTGCACACTGAAAATCTGCTTGTCAACAGCGTGCTGGCAGATATATACATTGAATCGCATGAAGGCGGTATCGCGGATGAGGGGTATTTTGACTCCCTTAGTGCGGGTATTTTTCTACCTACTTTGGGTAGAGTGGGGGCGCACACCTCTGGCGTGCGGCCTTCAATAGCACGTTGGAAGCGTGCGTCCCCAGGCTTACAATTGCGACTCGTGCTCAAGAGCGAATTTCATCAGGGCGTGGCTGCCCTGTAGCTCCAGTTTGAGGCAGATATTCTTCCGGTGAGTGCGGACCGTGTGAGGGCTGATGTACAACAGCTCAGCAATCTCTTTGCTGGTTTTGTATTCGGCGATGAGCTTGAGGATCTGGCGCTCGGTGGGCGTCAGCAGATCAAGACTGAGGCGGGGCTTGGCGGGCAGCGATGACGGTCGCCGTCGGCCCACCAGATACGAGGTCAACGCTGGGCTGGTGTAATGCTGTCCTGCCATCACAGCTCGGATGCTACTGACAATGTCGGTGACGGCGCTGTCTTTGAGCACGTAACCCTTGGCCCCCAGAGCTAACGCTTCGTTGAAAAAGTCTTCTTCGCTGTGCACGGTGAGGAAGATGATCTGGACGGCGAGGTGTTGTTTTTGGAGCGCGCGCGCCACGCTGAAACCATCCATCTGCGGCATGTCAATATCAAGGATGACAATCGCCGGCCGCAGCGCGGCAATCTGTTCCAGCGCCGCCTGACCATCGCCCACTTCTGCCACCACCTTCAAGTTTGACTCGCGTTCAATGACCTGCCGCAAGCCTTGACGAAAGATCGGGTGATCATCGGCAATGAGCAATCGAATTTCATTGAACATAGCATCCATCCTTCAAGGCCACTCGGAGGGTGACCGTCGTGCCCTGGCCCGGAGCCGATTGAATGAGCGGACTAGCGCCCAGAATGCGCGCGCGCTCCTTCATGCCAATCCAGCCGAATCCGCCGCCCTCATCTCCGGGCAGGTCAGCCGTGCATCCCTTGCCATTGTCTTGAACCACGATCTCCATGAACTGCCCGTCTTTCTTAATCATCACTTTCACTTCGGTCGCTTCCGCGTGCTTGACGACGTTACTGAGACTCTCCTGGACGATGCGGTAAAAGTGAATCTCCAACTCGGGCGGCAACACCCCATCAATCGGATCGAGCTCGGTCGTAATGCTCAGCCTGTTGGAACTGGCCACGTTGCGGATCACTGCTTCAATGGCTTTGGTCAAGCCGAGGCGATCAATCTGGAAAGGACGCAGATCATACGCGATCTGTCTCACTTCAGCGAGGGCTTGGCTGGCGGCCTCAGCAATCTCTTCCATCTGCTCGAAGGCGTGTTCTGAATTTTCAGGCGTTTGCAAGCTGTGCAACGCCCGGTTCTTGATGATGACCAGGCTTTGACTGAGGCTGTCGTGCAGTTCCGAGGCAATGCGTTTGCGCTCATGCTCCTGCATCTCGATCAGACGCCGCGAAAATTCTTCGTGCGCCGCCTTCGCCCGCTTCAGTTGCGAGACCCGCCGATGATAGATCAGCAGGACCAGGCCTCCCACGCCCAAGACCGTGAGCGACACAAACCACCACGCCTGCCAGAATGGAGGCAAGAGCACAAACTGGATGCTCGCGCCGTCCAGATTCCACACGCCGTCATTGTTCATCGCAATCACTCTGAACCGATACTGACCCGGCGGCAGGTGGGTGTAGTACGCCGTGCGCCGCGTGCCTGCCTCCACCCAAGTATCATCGTAGCCTTCCAGTTGGTACTTGAAGCGCACTTTTTCCGGCGCGGTGAAACATAGGCCCGTGTAGTGAACCTCAAAGTCTTTCTGGTTCGGCGCGATTTCAACCGTTTGTCCAAGATCAACCGAGATCTTATCAGCCAACATCTGCTCGATATGTATAGGCGGGGGTAATGGGTTGCCGACGCTTGGGTCCACGACGACGACGCCTTTGATGGTGGGGAACCAGAGCTTGCCATCCCGCGTCTTCCACCCGGCCGGTTGAGCGCCGCCATTACACTCGCTGATCGCCATGCCATCACCCGTGCCATAAGAAATCGAAGTGACGGCCTTGATCTTCCCATCGGCCAGATCGTTCAACTCGCGCCGGTAGACGCGATAGATGCCTCGGTTGCAACTCATCCAGAAGTAGCCGCGATCATCTTCCAGAATCCTCGACACGATGTTGTCAAACAATCCATTCTTGGCGGTGATCGGCGTGAATGCTCCGTTTTTGAACCGGTTCAACCCGCCGCCGTAGGTGCCGATCCAGAGCGCGCCGTCAGCAGCTTCATAGATGTCCCGGATGTAATTGTGTGACAGGCCATTTTCAGTTGTATAGTTTGTAAACTGGCCATCTTTCAAACGACTGAGTCCGCCCGTCGTGCCGATCCAGAGCGCGCCTTGACGGTCTTGCGTGATGACCCGCACATCGCTGCAGACCAATCCGTCTGCCACACGATAGTGAGTCATTTCACCATCCTTCAGTTGGTAGAGCCCGCCGGGGTTTCCGGGCGCATTGCCCTTGAGTGTCCCGATCCAAACGGCTCCCTGTTGGTCTTCGTAGATCGCCATGA encodes:
- a CDS encoding GYD domain-containing protein, encoding MATYILLANWTQQGIENIKESPKRLAAAKEAWQEMGATVKAFYLTMGQYDFVLLVEAPDDETVAKVILAQAAKGSIRTVTLRAFTEPEYRQIIAALP
- a CDS encoding ester cyclase, with translation MSKQNTAIYNRVVEEIWNQKNSALIEETYATDCVIHTPGGVLRGRSGFRQLYETYTRAFPDCQATIEETLSEGDKVMVHYTFVGTHTGELMGIAPSGKPVLVKGTAFARFAGGQIVEETTIWDTLGLMQQIGAVPALGQAAGAE
- a CDS encoding response regulator transcription factor; translation: MFNEIRLLIADDHPIFRQGLRQVIERESNLKVVAEVGDGQAALEQIAALRPAIVILDIDMPQMDGFSVARALQKQHLAVQIIFLTVHSEEDFFNEALALGAKGYVLKDSAVTDIVSSIRAVMAGQHYTSPALTSYLVGRRRPSSLPAKPRLSLDLLTPTERQILKLIAEYKTSKEIAELLYISPHTVRTHRKNICLKLELQGSHALMKFALEHESQL
- a CDS encoding response regulator transcription factor, translated to MNMLIVEDNEPMRRTIKSLLSDLVTHFYECSDGSHALAAYAEHQPDWVLMDIELEPVDGLTATKQIKATYPDARIIIVTNYDEPILRESARAAGAFAYVLKENLFTLSQLLREHAHKT
- a CDS encoding histidine kinase codes for the protein MLIWWLAAGQGSASAAASQPQGPPALHQAWTTEDGLPQNSVTSIVQTRDGYLWLGTFGGLARFDGMKFTIFDATTSPGLRSSRIVTLFEDRAGILWIGTENGGLTRYAQGRFTTYTVENGLPSNLVWAIGEDRDGTLWIGTEPGGLTRYAHGALTTDRSADGFPTQTIKCIQEESNGHLWFSSDRAVMRFDGNRMTTTTIIGDGPGRILNQGAGPDGSLWIATTRGLFRYRAGVLTTVTRHLLSSAQDVRSDLVLRVFQDREGNIRFLTPQGVARFEDGRIVMEQEIGALTRLIDQIPRLRALLVDREGNLWIGTDGKGLHRFRPGQLTAYTQVDGLSDNSFVPVTEDVDGKVWLGSMSGGLFQFQNGTFTVHNLYAYNLQGRRTLIGPWALRRARDGSLWIGDYLGLHLYREGRLTSLERFVDVPVMAIYEDQQGAVWIGTLKGNAPGNPGGLYQLKDGEMTHYRVADGLVCSDVRVITQDRQGALWIGTTGGLSRLKDGQFTNYTTENGLSHNYIRDIYEAADGALWIGTYGGGLNRFKNGAFTPITAKNGLFDNIVSRILEDDRGYFWMSCNRGIYRVYRRELNDLADGKIKAVTSISYGTGDGMAISECNGGAQPAGWKTRDGKLWFPTIKGVVVVDPSVGNPLPPPIHIEQMLADKISVDLGQTVEIAPNQKDFEVHYTGLCFTAPEKVRFKYQLEGYDDTWVEAGTRRTAYYTHLPPGQYRFRVIAMNNDGVWNLDGASIQFVLLPPFWQAWWFVSLTVLGVGGLVLLIYHRRVSQLKRAKAAHEEFSRRLIEMQEHERKRIASELHDSLSQSLVIIKNRALHSLQTPENSEHAFEQMEEIAEAASQALAEVRQIAYDLRPFQIDRLGLTKAIEAVIRNVASSNRLSITTELDPIDGVLPPELEIHFYRIVQESLSNVVKHAEATEVKVMIKKDGQFMEIVVQDNGKGCTADLPGDEGGGFGWIGMKERARILGASPLIQSAPGQGTTVTLRVALKDGCYVQ
- a CDS encoding nuclear transport factor 2 family protein; the encoded protein is MMTKKIFLVLIMTSVLTALGLTGAAQQSSKPVTGRDTLAQQLIALERESWQAYKSRNVQAIKALVAEDYRAYTQGGPSTRQEDIESIAQLTIESYSIDEPHIAPVTQDVAIIRYKCDLKGSFKGKPLKPVYATSVWVSRGGRWQLVSYQETPLSQ